The proteins below are encoded in one region of Ferruginibacter lapsinanis:
- a CDS encoding response regulator transcription factor → MNIQSLAIIEDDEKVRNYLTEQIQAYTNIPQVLSFSDGEAALSALTKNAVDIAMFDVQLPGIDGIECTKRLKMVHPRMQIMMLTVYDDTETIFSALKAGASSYMLKSTPPEKIIEAIAELHSGGSPISSQIARKVIEAFTVKEKVNEYFQELSRREQEMLELLSKGFRYKEIADKLFLSVETVRTHIRNVYEKLQVNCRIEALKKTGLL, encoded by the coding sequence ATGAACATCCAGTCGCTTGCAATTATTGAAGACGATGAAAAGGTTCGTAATTATCTTACGGAACAAATTCAGGCATATACCAATATCCCTCAGGTCTTGTCATTTTCGGATGGAGAGGCTGCTTTGTCTGCATTAACCAAGAATGCTGTGGATATCGCCATGTTTGATGTTCAATTACCAGGAATAGATGGAATAGAATGTACCAAAAGATTGAAAATGGTACATCCCCGTATGCAGATTATGATGCTGACCGTTTATGATGATACTGAAACAATTTTCAGTGCATTAAAAGCAGGCGCAAGTAGTTACATGCTAAAAAGTACCCCACCCGAAAAGATCATCGAAGCAATTGCAGAATTGCATTCCGGCGGTTCTCCTATCAGTAGTCAAATAGCCAGAAAGGTGATCGAAGCATTTACTGTAAAGGAAAAAGTAAACGAATATTTTCAGGAATTAAGCAGGAGAGAGCAGGAGATGCTTGAATTGCTGAGTAAAGGATTTCGTTATAAAGAAATTGCAGATAAACTTTTTTTAAGTGTTGAAACTGTACGTACGCATATACGCAATGTATACGAAAAGTTACAGGTCAATTGCCGTATCGAAGCATTGAAAAAAACAGGACTGTTATAA
- a CDS encoding tetratricopeptide repeat-containing sensor histidine kinase, whose protein sequence is MYRFYCLALAALLLATQLHAQSNSALISKGTELYNRASYDSSLVIFEKCERTALQTNDKKQLLTIYNHIGHIYSQTGKRVEAMKYYEKLAVLAEETGNRSAEARALINMGALYEEQKNYNSALNIYSKAEEMAITIKDSSIIADCANNRGVVYEQYLQKYPEALKEYNTALAIYIKMNDRRRMAMSYNNTGIVYKFLGNYPMAIELYKKSLQIAEELGDQFFIAVNMTNIGNVYAKMKDYNKAIDYNMKGLNIALKLNAMNVVVEAASSISDDYAGLKDYKKAFEWHQKYSAYSESLYNTEQTRQTTELESKYQSAKKEKEIILLKQQQEIDKLTASKQKLLLQKRKYQFIGVGIVVALLGIVAFLLYNRKLLKQRQLHEKAMLAAEYKERKRISSEMHDDIGAGLTQITLISEHALRKQPTGNNEFAEIAETSHKLISNMSEIVWSLNPENKTLDLLFAYLREQLNKLLEYSGIIFTIDFPETTSVVILSNEQRRALLLITKEIVHNAVKYSKAKRIDIKAVLVGQQLTFTVKDDGIGFDTTQHFSGNGMKNIKHRIQEVNGTLTIDSAINEGSSFTYAITI, encoded by the coding sequence ATGTATAGATTCTATTGCCTTGCATTGGCTGCCCTATTACTGGCTACTCAATTACATGCCCAAAGCAACAGTGCCCTGATCTCTAAGGGTACTGAGTTATATAACAGGGCTTCATACGACAGTTCTTTAGTGATTTTTGAAAAATGTGAGCGTACGGCATTACAAACGAATGACAAAAAACAACTGCTTACCATTTACAATCATATTGGCCATATTTATTCTCAAACAGGGAAAAGAGTTGAGGCGATGAAGTATTATGAAAAACTGGCTGTATTGGCTGAGGAAACAGGGAATAGAAGTGCTGAGGCCCGGGCCTTAATAAATATGGGTGCATTGTATGAAGAGCAGAAAAATTACAATTCGGCGCTTAATATATATAGTAAGGCAGAAGAAATGGCTATTACTATTAAAGATTCTTCTATTATTGCCGACTGCGCCAATAACAGAGGAGTGGTATACGAACAGTACCTTCAAAAATACCCCGAAGCATTAAAAGAATACAATACAGCATTAGCGATTTATATCAAAATGAATGACAGGCGCAGGATGGCGATGTCATACAATAATACTGGTATAGTGTATAAATTTCTGGGTAATTACCCAATGGCAATCGAATTATATAAAAAATCCTTACAAATAGCCGAAGAACTGGGAGATCAGTTTTTTATAGCCGTAAACATGACCAATATCGGTAATGTATATGCTAAAATGAAAGATTATAATAAGGCCATTGACTATAATATGAAAGGGCTTAATATTGCTCTCAAACTAAATGCGATGAATGTTGTGGTTGAAGCAGCCTCAAGCATATCGGATGACTATGCAGGACTGAAGGATTACAAAAAAGCATTTGAATGGCATCAAAAATATTCTGCCTATAGTGAAAGCCTGTACAATACAGAGCAAACCAGGCAAACTACCGAACTGGAGAGCAAATATCAATCAGCGAAAAAAGAAAAAGAAATCATACTGTTAAAACAACAGCAGGAGATCGATAAGCTTACTGCCAGTAAACAAAAACTTTTGTTACAAAAAAGAAAATATCAGTTTATTGGTGTTGGAATTGTTGTTGCACTGTTAGGTATTGTAGCCTTTTTATTGTACAACCGCAAACTGCTTAAGCAAAGGCAATTGCATGAAAAAGCTATGCTGGCTGCGGAATATAAAGAGAGAAAACGTATCAGCAGTGAAATGCATGATGATATTGGCGCTGGTCTTACACAAATTACTTTGATAAGCGAACATGCTTTGCGGAAACAGCCAACAGGGAATAATGAATTTGCAGAAATTGCAGAGACCAGTCATAAGCTCATTAGTAATATGAGTGAGATAGTATGGAGTTTAAATCCTGAAAATAAAACACTGGATCTGTTATTTGCCTATTTGAGAGAACAATTGAACAAATTGCTTGAATACTCCGGCATTATATTCACTATTGATTTTCCGGAAACAACTTCTGTGGTTATACTTAGCAACGAACAACGAAGAGCCCTTTTACTGATCACAAAAGAAATTGTACATAATGCTGTAAAATATAGCAAGGCAAAAAGAATAGATATAAAAGCTGTATTAGTTGGACAACAATTAACTTTTACAGTTAAAGATGATGGAATTGGGTTTGACACTACGCAGCATTTTAGCGGTAATGGAATGAAGAATATTAAACACAGGATACAGGAAGTAAATGGAACACTTACTATTGATTCTGCAATAAATGAAGGAAGTTCATTTACTTATGCTATTACGATATAA